A genomic segment from Sparus aurata chromosome 10, fSpaAur1.1, whole genome shotgun sequence encodes:
- the haus6 gene encoding HAUS augmin-like complex subunit 6 isoform X1, translating into MANPLLWQKKNGKYLWFALIGLGFQPDAVTSSIAGKININVKHLNLGPNMFDKPNKDACYLVTHFLLEKLNPTRFKEAYRTCWPVLNHKADAEFRKVTCSWLREIMDETANAGSKVVASLFLSPGGPKFISLMLQLANHVMLQEMKTFKTDGTWVPEAAAMPASSLDMAEKRLNLITSRFLRTAVDQDRFLHEYQRRAQLLVKSLKDNKAEGAKYDDLLKRNSGASTQEGAYPAEKIKRVRALWSAIDDMLATTKEEQHAMASVLKGDVDQYVLDGTDRTLKIPRCLLERVEQLPHQLSSGNVYEAGQLNALCVLELMNHALQLLREERCRVAHAPKPQLSPKHLQEKCQQMARTLQNLHLIRQKISKEGIPEVRSAIRELEAEWDQKWMDTLKETPLVSFLNEDPALGFLSPMAPLSFEPAADATYRSSVFSQYPAALLEEKLSEEKLAESKSQEVVPLSYSILQSSCPVTAEKIESPTVTTRASSKANTSLDWLFDTPPSPPFRAPSAPPPQASMRKPIHVHPKATPARTKTQILDMECDNLADQFADAVTTTSPTEGRVKGRDLEGLLNTLHGDPFSTRKQLPRTPESLIMDVKSSWRKALEEDKAEKMGRSFTGNDSVTGRLTPLYEPDKVLLSHDAPSASVSGSIYPTVTSHSKHPVSHEGISHKSSLLWDTFNTEALDSFSGTGSSAVHFSLEQETLPELPSCDSLLSLDDEALDMKSEDEDDDDDDDELLIPSLKAEAKQSQQTTGYYLGQLQQTINDSVMDDRKRTPECLLSDHMVSGLDRDWLMESAKSVEATDKVFSLDLDTLETASPPKKQEFSLPKLITFSPMDDMKC; encoded by the exons ATGGCGAACCCGCTATTATGGCAGAAAAAGAATGGGaaatatctgtggtttgctCTCATCGGGCTTGGATTTCAACCAGACGCCGTTACGTCTTCGATCGCCGGAAAAATCAACATTAACGTTAAACACCTCAACCTGGGACC GAATATGTTcgacaaaccaaacaaagatgCCTGCTACCTTGTTACCCATTTCCTGTTGGAAAAGCTCAACCCGACACGATTTAAAGAGGCGTACAG GACGTGTTGGCCTGTTTTGAACCACAAAGCAGATGCTGAGTTCCGCAAAGTTACCTGCTCTTGGCTGCGAGAAATAATG GACGAAACTGCAAACGCAGGATCCAAAGTGGTGGCATCCTTGTTCCTCTCACCCGGAGGCCCCAAGTTCATCAGCTTGATGCTACAGTTGGCCAATCACGTCATGCTGCAGGAAATGAAGACATTCAAAACAG ATGGCACCTGGGTTCCTGAGGCTGCAGCGATGCCTGCTTCCTCCCTTGACATGGCAGAGAAGAGACTCAACCTGATCACCTCCAGGTTTTTGAGAACTGCAGTGGATCAGGATCGTTTTCTCCACGAGTACCAGAGACGAGCCCA GCTCCTGGTGAAGTCTTTGAAGGACAACAAAGCTGAGGGTGCCAAGTATGATGACTTACTCAA GCGTAACAGCGGTGCTTCTACACAGGAGGGAGCTTATCCAGCTGAGAAAATCAAAAGG GTACGTGCTTTGTGGTCGGCAATTGATGACATGCTGGCAACTACCAAAGAGGAGCAGCATGCAATGGCAAGTGTTCTGAAGGGGGATGTAGACCAATACGTCCTGGACGGGACAGACCGAACCCTCAAAATTCCCCGCTGTCTGCTGGAGCGAGTTGAACAGCTCCCACATCAG TTGAGTTCAGGGAATGTTTATGAGGCCGGCCAGCTGAACGCCCTGTGTGTGTTGGAGCTGATGAACCACGCGCTACAGCTCCTGAGGGAGGAGCGTTGTCGGGTTGCTCACGCCCCCAAGCCCCAGCTCAGTCCTAAGCACCTGCAGGAGAAATGTCAGCAGATGGCCCGCACACTGCAGAACCTCCACCTCATCAG GCAGAAGATTTCAAAGGAAGGAATTCCTGAGGTGAGGAGTGCCATCAGAGAGTTGGAGGCTGAGTGGGACCAGAAGTGGATGGATACACTGAAAGAAACTCCACTCGTCTCTTTCCTGAATGAAGATCCT GCTCTTGGCTTCCTCTCGCCAATGGCTCCTCTGTCTTTTGAACCGGCTGCGGACGCTACTTACAGAAGTAGTGTCTTCTCTCAGTACCCTGCAGCACTTCTTG AGGAGAAGCTTTCAGAGGAAAAGCTTGCAGAGAGTAAATCACAGGAAGTTGTCCCGCTGAGTTACTCTATCTTGCAGAG CTCTTGTCCTGTAACAGCTGAGAAGATTGAAAGTCCTACTGTAACCACTCGGGCATCCTCCAAAGCAAACACCTCTCTTGACTGGCTCTTCGACACACCTCCTTCCCCGCCTTTTAGGgctccatcagcaccaccaccacag GCCAGCATGAGGAAACCGATCCACGTTCATCCAAAGGCAACTCCCGCGAGGACCAAGACTCAGATATTAGACATGGAATGTGATAACCTTGCTGATCAG TTTGCAGATGCTGTAACTACAACCAGTCCCACAGAAGGCAGGGTCAAAGGTCGTGACCTGGAGGGCCTCCTCAACACTCTTCATGGAGATCCCTTCTCCACTAGAAAGCAGCTGCCACGCACACCTGAGAGCTTGA TTATGGATGTGAAGAGCTCCTGGCGTAAGGCACTTGAGGAGGACAAAGCAGAGAAAATGGGGCGGTCATTCACGGGTAACGACAGTGTCACAGGGCGGCTCACTCCCCTCTATGAGCCTGATAAAGTGCTGCTGAGCCACGATGCTCCCTCCGCAAGTGTCTCCGGAAGTATCTACCCCACTGTCACAAGCCACAGCAAACATCCTGTCAGCCATGAGGGGATCTCGCACAAATCCTCGCTGCTGTGGGACACCTTCAACACCGAGGCCCTCGACAGTTTCAGTGGGACAGGCAGCAGCGCGGTTCATTTCAGTCTCGAGCAGGAAACTCTCCCAGAATTGCCCAGCTGCGACAGTCTGCTGAGCCTCGACGATGAAGCGCTGGATATGAAgagtgaggatgaggatgatgatgatgatgatgatgagctgCTCATCCCTTCACTAAAGGCAGAGGCAAAGCAATCGCAACAAACCACAGGTTATTATCTTGGTCAGCTCCAGCAGACCATCAATGATTCAGTCATGGACGACAGGAAGAGGACACCAGAGTGTCTTCTGTCTGATCACATGGTTTCTGGTTTGGACAGAGACTGGCTAATGGAGTCTGCGAAGTCAGTGGAAGCCACAGATAAGGTCTTCTCACTGGACCTAGACACACTGGAGACGGCCTCGCCTCCAAAGAAGCAGGAGTTCAGCCTCCCAAAACTCATCACATTCTCTCCAATGGATGACATGAAGTGTTAA
- the haus6 gene encoding HAUS augmin-like complex subunit 6 isoform X2: MANPLLWQKKNGKYLWFALIGLGFQPDAVTSSIAGKININVKHLNLGPNMFDKPNKDACYLVTHFLLEKLNPTRFKEAYRTCWPVLNHKADAEFRKVTCSWLREIMDETANAGSKVVASLFLSPGGPKFISLMLQLANHVMLQEMKTFKTDGTWVPEAAAMPASSLDMAEKRLNLITSRFLRTAVDQDRFLHEYQRRAQLLVKSLKDNKAEGAKYDDLLKRNSGASTQEGAYPAEKIKRVRALWSAIDDMLATTKEEQHAMASVLKGDVDQYVLDGTDRTLKIPRCLLERVEQLPHQLSSGNVYEAGQLNALCVLELMNHALQLLREERCRVAHAPKPQLSPKHLQEKCQQMARTLQNLHLIRQKISKEGIPEVRSAIRELEAEWDQKWMDTLKETPLVSFLNEDPALGFLSPMAPLSFEPAADATYRSSVFSQYPAALLEEKLAESKSQEVVPLSYSILQSSCPVTAEKIESPTVTTRASSKANTSLDWLFDTPPSPPFRAPSAPPPQASMRKPIHVHPKATPARTKTQILDMECDNLADQFADAVTTTSPTEGRVKGRDLEGLLNTLHGDPFSTRKQLPRTPESLIMDVKSSWRKALEEDKAEKMGRSFTGNDSVTGRLTPLYEPDKVLLSHDAPSASVSGSIYPTVTSHSKHPVSHEGISHKSSLLWDTFNTEALDSFSGTGSSAVHFSLEQETLPELPSCDSLLSLDDEALDMKSEDEDDDDDDDELLIPSLKAEAKQSQQTTGYYLGQLQQTINDSVMDDRKRTPECLLSDHMVSGLDRDWLMESAKSVEATDKVFSLDLDTLETASPPKKQEFSLPKLITFSPMDDMKC; the protein is encoded by the exons ATGGCGAACCCGCTATTATGGCAGAAAAAGAATGGGaaatatctgtggtttgctCTCATCGGGCTTGGATTTCAACCAGACGCCGTTACGTCTTCGATCGCCGGAAAAATCAACATTAACGTTAAACACCTCAACCTGGGACC GAATATGTTcgacaaaccaaacaaagatgCCTGCTACCTTGTTACCCATTTCCTGTTGGAAAAGCTCAACCCGACACGATTTAAAGAGGCGTACAG GACGTGTTGGCCTGTTTTGAACCACAAAGCAGATGCTGAGTTCCGCAAAGTTACCTGCTCTTGGCTGCGAGAAATAATG GACGAAACTGCAAACGCAGGATCCAAAGTGGTGGCATCCTTGTTCCTCTCACCCGGAGGCCCCAAGTTCATCAGCTTGATGCTACAGTTGGCCAATCACGTCATGCTGCAGGAAATGAAGACATTCAAAACAG ATGGCACCTGGGTTCCTGAGGCTGCAGCGATGCCTGCTTCCTCCCTTGACATGGCAGAGAAGAGACTCAACCTGATCACCTCCAGGTTTTTGAGAACTGCAGTGGATCAGGATCGTTTTCTCCACGAGTACCAGAGACGAGCCCA GCTCCTGGTGAAGTCTTTGAAGGACAACAAAGCTGAGGGTGCCAAGTATGATGACTTACTCAA GCGTAACAGCGGTGCTTCTACACAGGAGGGAGCTTATCCAGCTGAGAAAATCAAAAGG GTACGTGCTTTGTGGTCGGCAATTGATGACATGCTGGCAACTACCAAAGAGGAGCAGCATGCAATGGCAAGTGTTCTGAAGGGGGATGTAGACCAATACGTCCTGGACGGGACAGACCGAACCCTCAAAATTCCCCGCTGTCTGCTGGAGCGAGTTGAACAGCTCCCACATCAG TTGAGTTCAGGGAATGTTTATGAGGCCGGCCAGCTGAACGCCCTGTGTGTGTTGGAGCTGATGAACCACGCGCTACAGCTCCTGAGGGAGGAGCGTTGTCGGGTTGCTCACGCCCCCAAGCCCCAGCTCAGTCCTAAGCACCTGCAGGAGAAATGTCAGCAGATGGCCCGCACACTGCAGAACCTCCACCTCATCAG GCAGAAGATTTCAAAGGAAGGAATTCCTGAGGTGAGGAGTGCCATCAGAGAGTTGGAGGCTGAGTGGGACCAGAAGTGGATGGATACACTGAAAGAAACTCCACTCGTCTCTTTCCTGAATGAAGATCCT GCTCTTGGCTTCCTCTCGCCAATGGCTCCTCTGTCTTTTGAACCGGCTGCGGACGCTACTTACAGAAGTAGTGTCTTCTCTCAGTACCCTGCAGCACTTCTTG AGGAAAAGCTTGCAGAGAGTAAATCACAGGAAGTTGTCCCGCTGAGTTACTCTATCTTGCAGAG CTCTTGTCCTGTAACAGCTGAGAAGATTGAAAGTCCTACTGTAACCACTCGGGCATCCTCCAAAGCAAACACCTCTCTTGACTGGCTCTTCGACACACCTCCTTCCCCGCCTTTTAGGgctccatcagcaccaccaccacag GCCAGCATGAGGAAACCGATCCACGTTCATCCAAAGGCAACTCCCGCGAGGACCAAGACTCAGATATTAGACATGGAATGTGATAACCTTGCTGATCAG TTTGCAGATGCTGTAACTACAACCAGTCCCACAGAAGGCAGGGTCAAAGGTCGTGACCTGGAGGGCCTCCTCAACACTCTTCATGGAGATCCCTTCTCCACTAGAAAGCAGCTGCCACGCACACCTGAGAGCTTGA TTATGGATGTGAAGAGCTCCTGGCGTAAGGCACTTGAGGAGGACAAAGCAGAGAAAATGGGGCGGTCATTCACGGGTAACGACAGTGTCACAGGGCGGCTCACTCCCCTCTATGAGCCTGATAAAGTGCTGCTGAGCCACGATGCTCCCTCCGCAAGTGTCTCCGGAAGTATCTACCCCACTGTCACAAGCCACAGCAAACATCCTGTCAGCCATGAGGGGATCTCGCACAAATCCTCGCTGCTGTGGGACACCTTCAACACCGAGGCCCTCGACAGTTTCAGTGGGACAGGCAGCAGCGCGGTTCATTTCAGTCTCGAGCAGGAAACTCTCCCAGAATTGCCCAGCTGCGACAGTCTGCTGAGCCTCGACGATGAAGCGCTGGATATGAAgagtgaggatgaggatgatgatgatgatgatgatgagctgCTCATCCCTTCACTAAAGGCAGAGGCAAAGCAATCGCAACAAACCACAGGTTATTATCTTGGTCAGCTCCAGCAGACCATCAATGATTCAGTCATGGACGACAGGAAGAGGACACCAGAGTGTCTTCTGTCTGATCACATGGTTTCTGGTTTGGACAGAGACTGGCTAATGGAGTCTGCGAAGTCAGTGGAAGCCACAGATAAGGTCTTCTCACTGGACCTAGACACACTGGAGACGGCCTCGCCTCCAAAGAAGCAGGAGTTCAGCCTCCCAAAACTCATCACATTCTCTCCAATGGATGACATGAAGTGTTAA
- the plaa gene encoding phospholipase A-2-activating protein, protein MASANSYKLRCSIPGHEMDVRGLASAAFPEGAFVSVSRDRTGRVWVPNSSPDKGFTEMHCMSGHSNFVSCVCIIAPSETYPRGLIATGGNDNNICVFTMDQPQPLFTLKGHKNTVCTLSSGKFGTLLSGSWDTTAKVWLNEKCMMTLEGHTAAVWAVVILPEQGLMLSGSADKTIRLWKAGRCEKTFTGHEDCVRGLAVISNAEFFSCSNDASIRRWLVDTGECAQVYYSHTNYIYSMAVFPNSEDFISTGEDRSLRIWRQGDCTQTIRLPAQSVWCCCILPNGDIAVGASDGIIRVFTEAEDRMASVEDLQAFEDELSKATIDPKLGDLGDIKMEDLPGREHLDEPGNRDGQTRLIKDGQKVEAYQWSVSDGRWMKIGDVVGGSNQQSSKSVMYEGKEYDYVFTIDVNEGGPSMKLPYNVSEDPWLTAHNFLQKNDLSPMFLDQVANFIIENTKGHVVGPAQPAGGDPLTGGARYIPGGADDKPGFGADPFTGSGRYIPGSGPNPSGPVGVADPFTGGGAYSSAALRQTATNIYFPKTDGVTFEQANGTQIIAKLKELNGGAPQEHKLSEDNLESLEMLLVAACEPVSSKPPPTLQQINLLWKAAHWPEDIVFPVLDIMRLAVRHPLVNESLCGEAEGVQLCNHLLSLMRPEGRPANQMLALRTLCNCFSGRHGRALLMAQRETVLSRAADLATVCNKNIHIALATLVLNYAGCLHSQPDLEAKAQCLSVASRALETVQDKEAVFRLLVSLGTTVASDQTARDLARSLGVNSQISKYSSVSDPSKVAECCQLVLKELQ, encoded by the exons ATGGCATCGGCTAACTCATACAAACTCAGGTGCTCCATCCCGGGCCACGAAATGGATGTCAGGGGACTCGCATCGGCTGCTTTTCCGGAGGGAGCTTTCGTGTCTGTGTCCAGAGACCGAACCGGAAGAGTCTGGGTACCAAACTCAAG CCCAGACAAAGGCTTCACAGAGATGCACTGTATGTCTGGACACTCAAACTTTGTATCCTGTGTATGCATCATAGCACCCAGTGAAACATATCCTAGAGGACTCATTGCTACAGGTGGaaatgataataacatttgtgttttcacGATGGACCAACCTCAGCCCCTGTTCACCCTCAAAGGACACAAAAATACAG TTTGCACTCTGTCTTCTGGAAAGTTTGGGACACTCTTAAGCGGCTCCTGGGACACCACAGCCAAAGTGTGGCTCAACGAGAAGTGCATGATGACCTTGGAG GgacacactgcagcagtgtgGGCAGTGGTAATCTTACCTGAACAAGGCCTTATGCTGTCTGGATCAGCGGATAAGACCATCAGGCTTTGGAAAGCGGGCCGATGTGAGAAGACATTTACAG GTCATGAGGACTGTGTAAGGGGGCTGGCAGTGATCAGCAATGCTGAGTTCTTCTCCTGCAGCAATGATGCGAGTATCAGAAGGTGGCTGGTGGACACAGGCGAATGTGCACAAGTCTATTACAGCCACACCAACTACATCTACAGCATGGCTGTCTTCCCTAATAGCGAAG ATTTCATAAgcacaggagaggacaggagttTGAGGATATGGAGGCAGGGAGATTGCACTCAGACCATCCGGCTGCCGGCCCAGTCTGTCTGGTGCTGCTGTATTCTACCTAATGGCGATATAGCCGTGGGAGCAAG TGATGGCATTATCCGTGTGTTTACGGAGGCTGAGGACCGCATGGCGAGCGTAGAGGACCTGCAGGCCTTTGAGGATGAACTCTCCAAAGCCACCATAGACCCCAAGTTAGGTGACCTTGGAGATATCAAAATGGAGGATCTTCCTGGAAGGGAACACCTTGATGAGCCTG GGAATCGTGACGGACAGACGCGGCTGATTAAAGATGGACAGAAGGTGGAGGCATATCAGTGGAGTGTCAGCGACGGCCGCTGGATGAAAATCGGAGATGTGGTCGGAGGCTCGAACCAGCAGTCCTCCAAGAGCGTGATGTATGAGGGAAAG GAATACGACTACGTCTTCACCATCGACGTGAACGAGGGAGGGCCGTCCATGAAGCTGCCTTACAATGTGTCAGAGGACCCCTGGCTGACGGCACATAACTTTTTGCAGAAGAATGACCTCAGCCCCATGTTCCTCGATCAGGTTGCCAATTTTATAATAGAGAACACCAAAGGACATGTGGTGGGACCGGCCCAACCTGCTGGAGGGGACCCACTCACTG GCGGAGCCAGGTACATCCCCGGGGGTGCTGATGATAAGCCAGGCTTTGGAGCTGATCCCTTTACTG GCTCCGGTCGCTACATCCCAGGATCAGGTCCAAACCCAAGTGGTCCTGTAGGCGTGGCAGACCCCTTCACAG GAGGAGGCGCCTACTCCTCGGCAGCCCTCAGACAGACGGCTACCAACATCTACTTCCCCAAGACTGACGGTGTGACCTTTGAGCAAGCCAACGGCACGCAGATCATTG CcaagctgaaggagctgaatGGAGGTGCCCCTCAGGAGCACAAGCTTTCTGAAGACAATTTGGAAAGCCTGGAGATGCTGCTGGTTGCTGCCTGTGAGCCCGTCTCCTCGAAGCCTCCCCCCACCCTCCAACAGATCAACCTGCTCTGGAAGGCAGCTCACTGGCCTGAAG ACATCGTGTTTCCAGTCTTGGACATTATGAGGTTGGCAGTGCGCCACCCGCTGGTTAATGAGAGTCTCTgtggagaggcagagggagtcCAGCTGTGCAACCACTTGCTGAGTCTGATGAGGCCAGAGGGGCGCCCTGCCAACCAGATGCTGGCGCTGCGGACTCTATGTAACTGCTTCAGCGGCAGGCACGGCCGAGCCCTCCTCATGGCCCAGCGTGAAACGGTGCTATCACGTGCAGCCGACCTTGCCACTGTCTGCAATAAGAACATCCACATTGCCCTGGCCACTCTGGTGCTTAACTACGCTGGCTGCCTCCACAGCCAACCTGATCTGGAGGCCAAGGCCCAGTGCCTGTCTGTGGCCAGCAGAGCTCTGGAGACGGTTCAAGACAAGGAGGCTGTGTTTAGGTTGCTGGTGTCCTTGGGAACCACTGTGGCCTCAGACCAGACAGCCAGAGACCTGGCTCGCTCCCTGGGTGTCAACTCTCAGATTTCCAAGTACTCGTCAGTGTCTGATCCATCTAAGGTGGCTGAGTGTTGCCAGCTGGTTTTAAAAGAACTTCAGTGA
- the zdhhc21 gene encoding palmitoyltransferase ZDHHC21, which produces MKLRLHFVVDPMGWLCISMVFGIWLYNSFFIPKLVLLPHYNEGHIPWAIVVCYYIASALCIAALFRASTADPGRLPVDPHIPHSEREQWELCNKCNLMRPKRSHHCSRCGHCVRRMDHHCPWINNCVGEDNHWLFLQLCFYTQVLSLFTLVLDFCQYYYFQPLTGLDQEKFTTRHELALLRVSTLMGLVMFGGMSSLFYTQMTGVLSDTTTIEKMAHFSNEIFGSKRTWQWALAEVCGTRWKLLWFIPLRSRQPLQASHHFRTHV; this is translated from the exons ATGAAGCTCCGACTGCACTTTGTGGTGGACCCCATGGGCTGGCTGTGTATCAGCATGGTGTTTGGGATTTGGCTCTACAACAGTTTCTTTATTCCCAAACTGGTTCTACTACCGCACTACAATGAAGGGCACATCCCCTGGGCCATCGTCGTTT GTTACTACATAGCGTCTGCACTCTGCATCGCGGCGCTGTTCAGAGCTTCCACAGCAGATCCTGGTCGTCTTCCTGTGGACCCCCACATACCTCACTCAG AGCGAGAGCAATGGGAGCTGTGCAACAAGTGCAACTTAATGAGACCTAAACGGTCCCACCACTGCAGTCGATGTGGCCACTGTGTACGCAGAATGGACCACCACTGTCCATG GATCAATAACTGTGTGGGAGAAGACAACCACTGGCTctttctgcagctctgtttcTACACTCAGGTTCTCAGTTTATTCACCCTGGTGCTGGACTTCTGCCAGTACTACTACTTCCAGCCTCTGACAGGACTCGACCAG GAGAAGTTTACAACACGCCATGAACTGGCTCTGCTGCGAGTCTCAACGCTCATGGGTTTGGTCATGTTTGGTGGCATGTCCAGCTTATTTTACACTCAGATGACGGGCGTCCTCTCT GACACTACCACCATTGAGAAAATGGCCCACTtctcaaatgaaat aTTTGGCTCAAAGAGAACCTGGCAGTGGGCACTAGCTGAAGTTTGCGGCACTCGCTGGAAACTCCTTTGGTTCATCCCGCTCCGAAGCAGGCAGCCGCTTCAAGCCAGCCACCACTTCCGCACCCACGTGTAG